One segment of Brassica napus cultivar Da-Ae chromosome C3, Da-Ae, whole genome shotgun sequence DNA contains the following:
- the LOC106448978 gene encoding PRA1 family protein A1, with product MDWGSVTAEDLVDALREVDWSSPPRPLSEFFSRFTVPKSLAKWDSRLKCNLYYYRTNYFIMIVFILGLGFLTRPLAILSAFLTAVTVAFLNDSFAGSFSEKATRTIRSFSPQLAAKMRPPLAPVIRGRPSAKRAIYICGQPRWVFVLISSLVSFALWYISCGLFTVSLALLIGLLATILHATLRTPNLKARLNTFREEFRAVWRNYSEI from the exons ATGGATTGGGGAAGTGTGACGGCTGAAGATCTCGTCGATGCTCTCCGAGAGGTTGATTGGTCGTCGCCGCCGCGTCCGCTGTCTGAGTTCTTCTCAAGGTTCACCGTTCCTAAATCTCTCGCTAAATGGGACAGCCGCCTCAAGTGCAATCTCTACTA TTACCGAACGAACTACTTCATCATGATCGTCTTTATACTTG GATTGGGATTTCTTACAAGGCCTCTCGCCATTCTCTCTGCCTTTTTGACTGCAGTAACTGTGGCATTTCTTAATgacag CTTTGCAGGTTCCTTTAGTGAGAAGGCCACACGAACCATCAGAAGTTTCTCCCCACAGTTAGCTGCTAAAATGAGACCTCCATTGGC GCCTGTCATTCGTGGACGCCCATCAGCAAAGAGAGCAATCTATATCTGTGGCCAACCCCGTTGGGTCTTTGTCTTGATATCCTCACTTG TGAGTTTTGCCCTTTGGTATATTTCATGTGGTTTGTTCACCGTCTCTTTGGCACTACTCATTGGGCTTCTTG CTACAATTCTTCATGCAACCTTGAGAACACCCAACTTGAAGGCACGTCTTAACACCTTCAGGGAGGAATTTCGAGCAGTGTGGCGTAACTACAGTGAGATCTAG
- the BNAC03G00540D gene encoding uncharacterized protein At2g39795, mitochondrial isoform X2 yields the protein MSLFRRASSSLATLAFRAVRSPASLRNGAVSAERLILRTQQLSRGSVFSFSRFSTESAVAKTTADENLVSVLESEIECAVKEEAPDENVMEDVPEGFPFEIIDTPGERTLLLQRKFEDETIQVEVDSCATYDDDEEEEEQAEANDDEDEESSVKLRIPMVVSVAKGDGVCLEFGVSAYADEIVIDSLCIKQPQGSENELAYEGPDFDDLDENLQKAFHRFLEIRGIKPSFTGFLADYVANKDSREYLQWLKDVKSFVEK from the exons ATGTCGTTGTTCCGTCGAGCCTCGTCTAGTTTGGCCACTCTTGCCTTCCGTGCGGTTAGATCTCCGGCGAGCCTCCGAAATGGCGCCGTCTCCGCCGAGAGATTGATTCTTCGTACCCAGCAGCTCAGCCGTGGATCGGTGTTTTCATTCTCGAGATTTTCGACGGAGAGTGCGGTGGCTAAAACAACCGCCGACGAGAATCTGGTCAGCGTTCTCGAATCTGAAATCGAGTGCGCAGTGAAGGAGGAGGCGCCTGATGAAAACGTC ATGGAAGATGTGCCAGAAGGGTTTCCCTTTGAGATAATTGATACTCCAGGAGAACGAACTCTGTTGCTTCAGAGGAAGTTTGAGGATGAAACAATCCAGGTCGAAGTTGACTCTTGTGCGACTTATGATgacgatgaggaagaagaagagcaagcaGAAGCTAAcgatgatgaggatgaggaaaGCTCTGTTAAGCTTCGGATTCCCATGGTTGTGAGTGTGGCGAAAGGTGACGGTGTGTGTCTTGAGTTTGGAGTCAGCGCTTACGCCGATGAGATTGTGATTGATAGTTTATGTATCAAACAGCCCCAGGGATCTGAGAATGAGCTTGCTTACGAAGGACCCGACTTTGA TGACTTGGATGAGAATCTGCAGAAGGCGTTCCACAGGTTCTTGGAGATCAGAGGGATCAAACCGAGCTTCACTGGCTTTCTGGCAGATTATGTGGCCAACAAAGACAGCAGAGAGTATCTTCAATGGCTCAAGGATGTCAAGTCTTTTGTTGAGAAGTGA
- the BNAC03G00540D gene encoding uncharacterized protein At2g39795, mitochondrial isoform X1 produces the protein MSLFRRASSSLATLAFRAVRSPASLRNGAVSAERLILRTQQLSRGSVFSFSRFSTESAVAKTTADENLVSVLESEIECAVKEEAPDENVLKQMEDVPEGFPFEIIDTPGERTLLLQRKFEDETIQVEVDSCATYDDDEEEEEQAEANDDEDEESSVKLRIPMVVSVAKGDGVCLEFGVSAYADEIVIDSLCIKQPQGSENELAYEGPDFDDLDENLQKAFHRFLEIRGIKPSFTGFLADYVANKDSREYLQWLKDVKSFVEK, from the exons ATGTCGTTGTTCCGTCGAGCCTCGTCTAGTTTGGCCACTCTTGCCTTCCGTGCGGTTAGATCTCCGGCGAGCCTCCGAAATGGCGCCGTCTCCGCCGAGAGATTGATTCTTCGTACCCAGCAGCTCAGCCGTGGATCGGTGTTTTCATTCTCGAGATTTTCGACGGAGAGTGCGGTGGCTAAAACAACCGCCGACGAGAATCTGGTCAGCGTTCTCGAATCTGAAATCGAGTGCGCAGTGAAGGAGGAGGCGCCTGATGAAAACGTC TTAAAACAGATGGAAGATGTGCCAGAAGGGTTTCCCTTTGAGATAATTGATACTCCAGGAGAACGAACTCTGTTGCTTCAGAGGAAGTTTGAGGATGAAACAATCCAGGTCGAAGTTGACTCTTGTGCGACTTATGATgacgatgaggaagaagaagagcaagcaGAAGCTAAcgatgatgaggatgaggaaaGCTCTGTTAAGCTTCGGATTCCCATGGTTGTGAGTGTGGCGAAAGGTGACGGTGTGTGTCTTGAGTTTGGAGTCAGCGCTTACGCCGATGAGATTGTGATTGATAGTTTATGTATCAAACAGCCCCAGGGATCTGAGAATGAGCTTGCTTACGAAGGACCCGACTTTGA TGACTTGGATGAGAATCTGCAGAAGGCGTTCCACAGGTTCTTGGAGATCAGAGGGATCAAACCGAGCTTCACTGGCTTTCTGGCAGATTATGTGGCCAACAAAGACAGCAGAGAGTATCTTCAATGGCTCAAGGATGTCAAGTCTTTTGTTGAGAAGTGA
- the LOC106443022 gene encoding CASP-like protein 5B1 isoform X3, which translates to MKKMIGSPGTMSGLILRLGQCATAAASIGVMVSAPGFSSYTAFCFLVASMGLQMIWSFGLACLDVYAIRRRSDLQSPILLSLFAVGDWVTALLSLAAACSSGGVTVLFTKDTLFCKQASLSCNWFQISVGLAYFNWGLAAISSHAMFWILI; encoded by the exons ATGAAGAAGATGATTGGGAGTCCAGGAACAATGAGTGGGCTGATATTGAGGTTAGGGCAGTGTGCGACTGCTGCTGCTTCCATCGGTGTTATGGTCTCTGCTCCTGGCTTCTCTAGCTACACTGCTTTCTG CTTCTTAGTTGCATCTATGGGTCTTCAAATGATTTGGAGCTTTGGACTTGCGTGTCTTGACGTATATGCCATAAGGCGAAGAAGCGACTTACAAAGCCCCATCCTACTAAGcctcttcgcagttggtgattGG GTCACGGCACTTCTCTCCCTTGCGGCTGCGTGTTCATCTGGAGGAGTTACGGTTTTATTCACAAAAGACACATTATTTTGCAAGCAGGCCTCCCTCTCTTGCAATTGGTTTCAGATTTCTGTCGGTTTAGCTTACTTCAATTGGGGTTTAGCTGCTATATCGTCTCATGCAATGTTTTGGATCTTGATATGA
- the LOC106443022 gene encoding uncharacterized protein LOC106443022 isoform X2, with amino-acid sequence MKKMIGSPGTMSGLILRLGQCATAAASIGVMVSAPGFSSYTAFCFLVASMGLQMIWSFGLACLDVYAIRRRSDLQSPILLSLFAVGDWVLTSGGHGTSLPCGCVFIWRSYGFIHKRHIILQAGLPLLQLVSDFCRFSLLQLGFSCYIVSCNVLDLDMTNTPTSFTFTNIHLYESFFFCLTHNRKRGQVFKVIFGEFITQLSLSSV; translated from the exons ATGAAGAAGATGATTGGGAGTCCAGGAACAATGAGTGGGCTGATATTGAGGTTAGGGCAGTGTGCGACTGCTGCTGCTTCCATCGGTGTTATGGTCTCTGCTCCTGGCTTCTCTAGCTACACTGCTTTCTG CTTCTTAGTTGCATCTATGGGTCTTCAAATGATTTGGAGCTTTGGACTTGCGTGTCTTGACGTATATGCCATAAGGCGAAGAAGCGACTTACAAAGCCCCATCCTACTAAGcctcttcgcagttggtgattGGGTACTAACTTCTGGTG GTCACGGCACTTCTCTCCCTTGCGGCTGCGTGTTCATCTGGAGGAGTTACGGTTTTATTCACAAAAGACACATTATTTTGCAAGCAGGCCTCCCTCTCTTGCAATTGGTTTCAGATTTCTGTCGGTTTAGCTTACTTCAATTGGGGTTTAGCTGCTATATCGTCTCATGCAATGTTTTGGATCTTGATATGACAAACACACCCACCTCCTTCACTTTTACAAATATCCATTTATATGAAtcgtttttcttttgtctaaCTCATAACCGGAAACGAGGGCAAGTGTTCAAAGTCATTTTTGGTGAATTCATAACACAACTGAGTCTCAGTAGTGTATGA
- the LOC106443022 gene encoding uncharacterized protein LOC106443022 isoform X1 has product MEEKNRALPANSIADSDWLSNVWNIKTAEKIKVFLWKSLHDALPVGEQFGIRNIHVSTLCARCNAEETVSHLLFTCPFAVSVWKLAPFPQVINSAVFNSTLEGWEHVKKIHTLPPIGLGLGTLAAWIVWSLWIARNQLLFEKRKFTPEETISKAISGAREWILSQPPKSPAIMNPLIRPEPTPNYSARCSIYTDAAWNSTTGCAGLGWIIDDRNSSSQHTATSTFVSSPLMAETLAVSTAMTFALLHGIDFISLFSDSQILIKTLNRQEKNLCDIYHLFLSFKSVKFVFIPRAANVRADSIAKQALWVLNQS; this is encoded by the coding sequence ATGGAGGAGAAGAACAGAGCCCTCCCAGCTAACTCAATTGCCGACAGTGATTGGCTCTCAAATGTCTGGAACATTAAAACGGCTGAGAAGATCAAAGTATTCCTTTGGAAATCCCTACACGACGCTCTACCGGTAGGAGAACAATTTGGCATCAGAAACATTCATGTCTCGACTCTATGCGCACGATGTAATGCAGAAGAGACAGTATCGCACCTGCTCTTTACTTGCCCCTTTGCGGTATCAGTCTGGAAACTAGCACCATTCCCACAGGTAATCAACTCAGCGGTATTCAACTCTACCCTGGAAGGATGGGAACACGTCAAAAAGATCCACACTCTCCCTCCGATAGGTCTGGGTCTGGGGACCCTAGCGGCTTGGATCGTTTGGTCACTATGGATCGCAAGGAACCAGCTACtctttgaaaaacgaaaattcaCGCCGGAGGAAACAATCAGCAAAGCGATCTCAGGTGCCAGAGAATGGATACTGTCACAACCTCCTAAATCACCAGCTATCATGAACCCCTTGATCAGACCGGAACCAACTCCTAATTACTCAGCTCGCTGCTCGATCTACACTGATGCAGCGTGGAACTCGACAACAGGCTGTGCAGGACTTGGTTGGATCATTGATGATCGGAATTCATCGTCTCAACATACAGCGACCTCGACGTTCGTCTCGTCGCCCCTCATGGCAGAAACTTTGGCTGTCTCCACGGCCATGACCTTTGCTCTACTTCACGGAATTGATTTCATCTCGCTCTTCTCAGATTCACAAATATTGATTAAAACTCTGAACCGACAGGAGAAGAACCTTTGTGATATCTACCACCTATTTCTCTCATTTAAGTCAGTTAAATTTGTCTTTATCCCTAGAGCAGCTAATGTTAGAGCTGACTCTATTGCCAAACAGGCCTTATGGGTCTTAAACCAAAGTTAA
- the LOC106377180 gene encoding putative cyclin-D7-1 codes for MDNLLCDESWLSDPSALEPLSNFRLNVHDDHMEMSPAMDASTIDEAISIDLEKESCFSYHGHKFIESLVSKKLTDARFQTVQWLIQTRSRLNLSFETLFSAANCFDRFVNVISCDEWSKWMVELVAVTSLSVASKFNDVTSPSLQELQMEGLTHMFHHKTVLEMELILLKALEWRVNSVTSLSFSQILMTKVRIVGGDIMMNRITEHLLDDLCDLKMLEYAPSVVAVAAMWTVLEEKAALEENFGIIMNLFREEHKENIAKCVNVMKFRNVEKGWGRKVTELKSLVSVLQRGDVMNMNDVYHGGDLSAIFQILRSEEINKKRDRDYYEDKIRPAKRMTFVMSD; via the exons ATGGATAATCTACTCTGCGACGAGTCATGGCTCTCGGATCCTTCAGCTCTGGAGCCTTTATCAAACTTCCGCTTAAACGTTCACGACGATCACATGGAGATGTCTCCGGCCATGGATGCTTCGACGATAGACGAAGCCATTTCTATAGATTTGGAGAAAGAATCATGTTTCAGTTATCACGGTCACAAGTTTATTGAGTCTCTTGTTTCTAAGAAGTTAACCGATGCTAGGTTTCAAACAGTTCAATGGCTCATTCAG ACTCGGAGTCGGCTTAATCTTTCATTTGAAACGCTTTTTTCCGCGGCAAATTGTTTTGACCGGTTTGTCAATGTCATCAGCTGCGAC GAATGGAGTAAATGGATGGTGGAATTAGTCGCAGTAACCTCATTATCGGTCGCATCAAAATTTAACGACGTTACTTCCCCTTCACTtcaagaacttcaaatggaAGGGCTAACTCATATGTTTCATCACAAGACCGTTCTTGAGATGGAACTCATTCTGTTGAAAGCTCTGGAATGGCGTGTTAACTCGGTCACGAGTTTATCTTTTTCTCAAATTCTAATGACCAAAGTGAGGATAGTAGGAGGAGATATAATGATGAACCGAATCACAGAACATCTGTTAGATGATTTATGCG ATTTGAAGATGCTTGAATATGCACCAAGTGTTGTAGCGGTGGCGGCTATGTGGACTGTCTTAGAAGAGAAAGCAGCTCTAGAAGAGAACTTTGGGATAATTATGAATCTTTTTAGAGAAGAACACAAG GAGAATATTGCGAAATGTGTCAATGTTATGAAATTTCGAAACGTTGAAAAGGGTTGGGGAAGAAAAGTTACTGAATTGAAGAGTCTTGTGAGTGTGTTGCAGAGAGGTGACGTGATGAACATGAATGATGTTTATCACGGCGGAGATCTTTCTgccatttttcaaattttacgTTCCGAAGAAATCAATAAGAAGAGAGACAGAGATTACTACGAAGACAAGATTCGTCCTGCAAAAAGAATGACATTTGTTATGTCAGATTGA
- the LOC106448940 gene encoding light-harvesting complex-like protein OHP1, chloroplastic, with translation MSSSPLASSLFPSSLSTLSAHNHGRSRSFCVSRKEQCLRVRAAKLPEGMIVPKVQPKSQPAFLGFTQTAEIWNSRACMIGLIGTFIVELILNKGILELIGVEIGKGLDLPL, from the exons ATGAGCTCGTCCCCGTTAGCGTCATCTCTCTTTCCATCTTCTCTTTCGACCTTGTCGGCTCATAACCATGGTCGGAGCCGAAGCTTCTGTGTCAGTCGGAAGGAACAGTGTCTTCGTGTTCGAGCTGCCAAGCTTCCGGAGGGG ATGATAGTGCCAAAAGTACAACCCAAGTCTCAACCAGCGTTTCTGGGATTCACACAAACAGCTGAGATATGGAACTCTAGAGCTTGCATGATTGGTCTCATTGGCACTTTCATCGTCGAGTTG ATTCTGAACAAGGGAATACTTGAGTTGATCGGTGTGGAGATTGGGAAAGGGCTTGATCTTCCTCTGTAa
- the LOC106448951 gene encoding uncharacterized protein LOC106448951, protein MIHAATKCARAAAATIRGRAIPVRYTTPLRLIHGVPNANHVAIQMVNYALSHAGSLKLDESYAQGMLVLEQCLGNQASYDQVSQDSKATVLLAMSDLLYESGNSSEAIERLKQVMSLTLSSFAIAVVAVEALVGLLIQSGQDDASLNVADEFLELVKERGHENLQDVAATAKTIKGLTELVKGSIESAESLFRGLENHENCKGNTALSYGEFLHATGNFEMATEMYQKAIHGVTDTKESMSSCNMNLKAVSLAATFALGQLESHIGNFGDAEETLTSALTSAEEHYGHNHPKVGVILTGVALMYRNKAKQERSSSIMIQEGLFRRALELMKAPPLDSEGIINVETQEVMALARGGYAELLLIQENRRSEGGKMKSWAESAWRNRRISLSEALTLSEPLGKVGIIDARTTRVL, encoded by the exons ATGATTCACGCTGCTACCAAATGTGCAAGAGCAGCTGCCGCAACGATTCGTGGCCGCGCGATCCCCGTTAGATACACGACGCCGTTGAGATTGATTCACGGCGTTCCAAACGCGAACCACGTTGCGATTCAGATGGTCAATTACGCTCTTTCTCACGCTGGGTCTCTAAAg ttagatgaaTCATATGCTCAAGGGATGCTAGTGCTTGAGCAATGCCTTGGGAATCAAGCTAGCTATGATCAGGTTTCTCAAGACTCTAAAGCAACAGTCTTGCTTGCTATGTCTGATCTATTATACGAAag TGGGAACAGTAGTGAGGCCATTGAACGCCTTAAGCAAGTCATGTCTCTCACACTCTCTTCCTTTGCTATT GCAGTCGTTGCTGTAGAAGCTCTTGTTGGTCTGCTGATTCAGTCAGGACAG GATGATGCTTCACTGAATGTTGCTGATGAATTTCTGGAACTGGTTAAAGAGAGAGGCCATGAGAATCTTCAGGATGTGGCTGCCACAGCTAAAACGATCAAAGGCCTTACTGAGCTTGTGAAAGGAAGTATCGAATCCG CCGAATCTTTGTTTCGAGGACTTGAGAACCATGAGAACTGCAAAGGGAACACTGCCCTTTCTTATGGTGAGTTCTTGCACGCCACTGGAAACTTTGAAATGGCGACGGAGATGTATCAAAAGGCTATTCATGGAGTGACGGATACCAAAGAATCCATGAGTTCTTGTAATATGAATTTGAAGGCAGTCTCACTGGCAGCCACATTTGCTCTTGGGCAGCTAGAGTCACACATTGG GAACTTTGGTGATGCGGAGGAAACACTGACAAGTGCATTGACAAGCGCTGAGGAACATTATG GACACAATCATCCCAAGGTTGGCGTGATTTTAACTGGAGTAGCTCTCATGTACCGGAACAAAGCAAAGCAAGAACGATCGAGTTCTATCATGATTCAAGAG GGACTCTTTAGAAGAGCATTGGAGCTCATGAAAGCGCCTCCTCTGGACTCAGAAG GGATAATAAACGTGGAGACTCAGGAGGTAATGGCTCTAGCAAGAG GAGGGTATGCAGAGCTACTACTGATTCAAGAGAACAGAAGAAGCGAAGGAGGGAAGATGAAATCATGGGCTGAATCTGCATGGAGAAACAGACGGATCTCTCTCTCAGAAGCATTGACTCTCTCTGAACCATTAGGTAAAGTAGGCATCATAGATGCAAGAACCACTCGTGTCCTCTAA
- the LOC106377172 gene encoding thaumatin-like protein — protein MSNNATLFLVFLTISAFLSSFIEGAQLILVNNCEESIWPGILGGGGQVTPKNGGFHMGSGEETIIDVPDKWSGRIWGRQGCTFDQNGKGSCQTGDCNAGSLSCQGTGGIPPATVVEMTLGSSSSPLHFYDVSLVDGFNLPVSMKPIGGGVGCGVAACEVDLNVCCPSALEVKRDGKVVGCKSACLAMQSAKYCCTGEYANPKACKPTLFANLFKAICPKAYSYAFDDSSSLNKCRASRYVITFCPPK, from the exons ATGTCGAACAATGCAACTCTCTTCCTTGTCTTTCTCACTATCTCAGCCTTCTTATCATCCTTCATTG AGGGAGCGCAGCTTATACTAGTGAACAACTGCGAGGAGAGCATATGGCCGGGGATTCTCGGCGGCGGAGGCCAAGTCACCCCGAAAAACGGCGGCTTCCACATGGGAAGCGGCGAAGAGACCATCATCGACGTGCCGGACAAATGGTCCGGCCGCATTTGGGGTCGACAAGGCTGCACCTTCGACCAAAACGGCAAAGGCTCGTGCCAAACCGGAGACTGCAACGCCGGCTCACTCAGCTGCCAAGGAACCGGCGGCATTCCGCCGGCAACCGTCGTGGAAATGACGCTAGGCTCATCCTCCTCGCCGCTTCATTTCTACGACGTGAGCCTCGTGGACGGGTTCAACCTCCCCGTGTCGATGAAACCCATCGGAGGAGGAGTGGGGTGCGGCGTGGCGGCTTGCGAGGTGGATTTGAACGTTTGCTGTCCTTCGGCGTTGGAGGTTAAGAGAGATGGGAAAGTGGTCGGGTGTAAAAGCGCGTGCTTGGCGATGCAGTCGGCTAAGTACTGTTGCACGGGTGAGTATGCGAATCCTAAGGCTTGTAAGCCGACGCTGTTCGCGAATCTGTTTAAAGCGATTTGTCCGAAAGCTTATAGCTATGCGTTTGATGATTCGAGTAGTTTGAACAAGTGTAGGGCTTCTCGTTATGTCATCACTTTCTGTCCCCCTAAGTGA
- the LOC125575346 gene encoding amino acid transporter AVT1E-like: MKPEETFEQEKEDLYQTDEEDEESQAGSSVPSTPLSRNGSNNDPVSWPRSYRQSMDMLTGVTPPMRTSFVSSFHRRRQSSVSGSFTSSTSKQQLLIDKDKDEIQNNFVTSIKSFLASHLNLSVPEDLSFPQETRSCTFSQSVLNGNNYIYECFSLAFWFSSCQCLEMFCM; the protein is encoded by the exons ATGAAGCCAGAGGAGACATTCGAGCAAGAAAAGGAAGATCTGTATCAGACagatgaagaagacgaagaaagcCAAGCCGGGAGCTCTGTTCCGTCAACTCCGTTATCTCGTAATGGATCCAACAACGATCCCGTTTCGTGGCCTAGAAGTTACCG ACAATCGATGGATATGTTGACCGGAGTTACACCTCCGATGAGGACAAGTTTTGTCTCTTCATTTCACAGGAGGCGACAAAGCTCTGTTTCCGGTTCATTTACTTCTTCCACAAGCAAACAGCAACTTCTCATCGACAAAGACAAAGATGAGATCCAAAACAATTTTGTCACATCCATCAAATCATTTCTTGCTTCTCATCTCAATCTATCAGTCCCGGAGGATCTTTCGTTCCCCCAAGAAACCCGCAGCTGCACGTTCTCTCAATCCGTACTCAACGGTAATAACTATATCTATGAGTGTTTCAGTCTGGCTTTTTGGTTTAGTTCTTGTCAGTGTTTAGAAATGTTCTGTATGTag